In Temnothorax longispinosus isolate EJ_2023e chromosome 2, Tlon_JGU_v1, whole genome shotgun sequence, one DNA window encodes the following:
- the Nedd4 gene encoding E3 ubiquitin-protein ligase Nedd-4 isoform X5, producing the protein MVELTLINLPKEQEGRSIPARNYVLRPRSNHSSQRSRVKGTLELYHAYISDSSSIENDNGDVSDSGGWELVQPENNSPVEQSADITMVNRPLPPGWEERQDANGRTYYVNHIARFTQWERPEPDTTAPSGIVEQRNLDTAATEFQRRFHISADDEGRHRNSVVNQDGEVLREDDEDSEARDCEGGDHRGGGIGDTSSDSGRSVDQRGYLSESEEQTDDNIDSPAGSRRSSEQIESPKPTLPVSNDEGLPPGWGMQVAPNGRIFFIDHNERATTWIDPRTGRPSSIPNHTAPSTTSRGDLDQLGPLPEGWEERVHTDGRIFFIDHNTRTTQWEDPRMSNPQIAGPAVPYSRDYKRKYEYLKSQLRKPNNVPNKFEIKVGRNNILEDSYRIISSVNRVDILKTKLWVEFEGEVGLDYGGLAREWFFLLSKEMFNPYYGLFEYSATDNYTLQINPCSGVCNEEHLNYFKFIGRIAGMAVYHGKLLDAFFIRPFYKMMLGKSIDLKDMESVDSEYYNSLLWIKENDPSELELTFSLDEESFGHTSQRDLKPDGANIPLTDENKDEYISLVIQWRFVSRVQEQMNAFLEGFNALIPPTLVKIFDEHELELLMCGIQHIDVKDWKQNTLYKGDYHANHIVVQWFWRVVLSFSNEMRSRLLQFVTGTSRVPMNGFKELYGSNGPQLFTIERWGTPENYPRAHTCFNRIDLPPYKSYQQLRDKLVKAIEGSQGFAGVD; encoded by the exons ATGGTTGAGTTAACATTGATTAATTTACCAAAGGAACAAGAAGGTCGCTCTATTCCTGCTAGGAATTATGTACTTCGCCCTCGTAG TAATCATTCCAGTCAGCGGTCACGAGTTAAGGGAACATTGGAACTGTATCATGCATACATTTCCGATTCATCTAGTATTGAAAATGACAATGGAGACGTATCTGATTCAGGCGGATGGGAATTAGTACAGCCAGAGAATAACAGTCCAGTAGAACAAAGTGCAGAT ATTACCATGGTTAATAGGCCATTACCACCGGGGTGGGAAGAAAGACAGGATGCAAATGGTCGGACATACTATGTTAATCATATAGCGCGTTTCACACAATGGGAACGACCAGAACC AGATACAACAGCACCAAGTGGAATTGTTGAACAACGTAATTTGGATACAGCAGCTACTGAGTTTCAACGACGGTTTCACATTAGTGCTGATGATGAAGGTAGACACAGGAACTCGGTAGTAAATCAA GATGGTGAAGTTCTACGCGAGGACGATGAAGATTCGGAAGCAAGAGATTGTGAGGGTGGGGATCATAGGGGAGGGGGTATTGGGGATACTTCTTCAGACTCCGGACGTTCTGTCGATCAACGTGGCTACCTTAGTGAATCTGAAGAACAg aCTGATGATAATATCGATAGTCCAGCTGGTTCGAGACGTTCATCGGAGCAG attgaaAGTCCCAAACCTACTCTTCCCGTATCTAATGATGAAGGATTACCTCCTGGTTGGGGCATGCAAGTAGCACCTAatggtagaatattttttattgatcaCAATGAGAGGGCGACAACTTGGATTGATCCTAGAACGGGACGACCGAGCTCTATACCTAATCATACTGCACCATCAACGACATCGAGAGGTGATTTAGATCAATTAGGACCGCTTCCAGAAGGATGGGAGGAAAGAGTACACACTGATGGACGAATCTTTTTTATAGATCACA ATACAAGAACAACACAATGGGAAGATCCGCGTATGTCTAATCCTCAAATTGCTGGCCCG GCTGTACCATATTCAAGAGACTATAAGCGTAAATATGAGTATCTGAAATCACAACTGAGAAAGCCT AATAATGTTCCTAATAAGTttgagataaaagttggaCGGAATAATATTTTGGAAGATTCGTACCGTATTATAAGCTCTGTTAACAGAGTTGATATTCTAAAAACGAAATTATGGGTAGAATTTGAAGGAGAAGTAGGCTTAGATTATGGTGGCCTTGCAAGAGAATGGTTCTTCTTATTGTCTAAGGAAATGTTTAATCCATACTATGGACTTTTTGAGTATTCTGCAAC tgaTAACTATACACTGCAAATTAATCCTTGTTCTGGTGTATGTAACGAAGAGCATTtgaattactttaaatttatcgGACGTATAGCAGGAATGGCGGTTTATCACGGTAAACTTTTGGATG cttTCTTTATTCGaccattttataaaatgatgTTGGGTAAATCAATTGATCTGAAGGATATGGAGAGCGTCGATTCTGAATATTACAACTCTCTTTTATGGATTAAAGAGAATGATCCTAGTGAATTAGAACTCACTTTCAGTCTCGACGAAGAAAGCTTTGGTCATACTTCCCAAAGAGACTTAAAGCCAGATGGTGCTAATATTCCTTTGACCGATGAAAATAAAGACGAATATATAAGTTTAGTTATACAGTGGCGATTTGTATCTCGCGTGCAGGAACAAATGAATGCCTTCTTAGAAGGGTTCAACGCTCTTATACCACCAACATTGGTAAAAATATTCGATGAACATGAACTGGAATTGTTAATGTGTGGCATACAGCATATTGATGTGAAAGACTGGAAACAAAATACTTTGTATAAAGGAGACTATCATGCAAACCACATTGTTGTGCAATGGTTCTGGAGAGTCGTTTTGTCATTTAGCAATGAAATGCGTTCTAGATTATTACAGTTTGTAACTGGCACATCACGTGTTCCAATGAATGGATTCAAAGAACTTTATGGCAGTAATGGACCGCAATTATTCACAATTGAAAGGTGGGGTACACCAGAGAATTATCCAAGAGCTCATACTTG TTTTAATCGTATTGACCTTCCTCCGTATAAAAGTTATCAACAACTCAGGGATAAGCTAGTTAAAGCAATTGAAGGTTCTCAAGGTTTTGCTGGAGTCGACTAG